GACCTGCAAATCTGCTGCCATCTTCtcacccaggagctgcctggagtgAGGTCAgggagcacagagccagggaggacACAGGGACTGAGGCCATCAGGGTGGGCCAAGCCCTTTCTGTGTGAGGCTCTGTCTGTCacactgctgtgccccagcaggtAAATGGGAATCCTTTCCATTTTATTTAGCAAATATCAATTCCCTAGGGAGCATGGGGGTCCTTTGCCTGTCTTTGTGTTTAACTGATTGTGCTGGTTCTGGTTCCATAGTGCATTTATCCTCTGTAGTTTGTTTGCAGAGGAAGCCAGTAAAAGCTGTTCTTCCAGTTGAGAAGAGCTAATCTGCATTTGTAGCTGGAAATAGCATCCCCTCTCTCCATCCTGCTCTGATAACCAGTTCCTTTTGGGTCTCAGGAGCTTGCAGTGAGTCCTTGCTCCAAAGGACCTGCACAAGACATTGGTGATTCCATCAGAACTTAAACCTGGTCATTTTGGATGGTAATTTTGGAATACTGCAGGGCTGTCAATGGTGAGGGATGGATGCCTGGGgcagctcagtgccaggggAAAGCCCAGTGCCCCCTGGTATCCCACAGAGCTCTCTGTCAGAAATGGGCTGAGTTTTGTGCTGCTCACATTAAGATGAAAGAAAGCACAGGAGAGAAACACCTTCTAAGAGGATTAAAAGCAACAGGCTTTATTTTCctcctgggaagggcacacagCCAACATCTTGCTCTTTACAGATCTCTCTTAATAAGCAGAATATTGCATTAGGAGCCAACTGAGGCTGCCAAGTGTGAGCAGAAGGGCCCTGCATCCCTCAGCTTCCCTCATCCCAGGGCACGTGTGGCTCTGGGACCAGGGCTGGCACCCTCTGGGCAGGGTGGCAGCTTCATCTCATGGGTGTGGATGGAGTGCCTGGTGaggcctcctcctctcctgccttctcttgccAGCTGCTTTGATGGGGGGAGTGTTGAAAGATTATTATGGGAAAGCAGCATGTGAGCAGGAATGGGAGGAGATGTGGTGTGGGCACAGTTGGCtgtgagggaaggaaggaaggaaagctccctggtgtccccaggtaaGCACTCTGGGGTGCTCTGCTTGGGCTGGGCTCATCCACAACCCCTGCAGGCACGGGCACAGGAAGGTCTGAGGCTCCTGGGTGTGCAGGGTTGGCTGCTTTGAGAAGAATAAATCCTCCTTTTCTTCACATCCCCACTGAGCTAAAAGGAGCACGGCCCAGTTTGAGCTTTGTAGGTcactgaaggagaaggcaggctctgcagtgtgcctggaaatgctctgtgccatggcaaCTCTGCTTGCCTGGCTCTTCAGGAAGAAACTGGAGTGAGAAGCAGGAGAAGATGACCCCCAGCTGCCCTGGTGTTACTCTTTGAAGCTGTGTGGCTTCAACTTGGGGGGAGAAATTCTCGTCAGGAAATGTggacagcctggaggagacccTGTGAGAGCCTGTGCCTGTCAGGGGTGTGCTCAGCCCCTGGGGGATCAGGGAGCAGCAACAGCTCGGGTGCTCCCCTGATCCAGGCACTGATTGAACTCCTGCTGCCTTGCAGGAGGCTGTGGGGTGGCAGGGAGGGTGAATGAGGGAAAAGGAGTAGAAtgaagcacagccaggcaggtgAGGGAGGGATGGGTGTTCCTGCCTTGCTTGCCAAGTCTTTGGacctggcagctgcaggtggAGGTGGCTGAGCCCGAGGGGCAcctctgtgggcacagctcaatgcagggctggggcagggctggctgcccgtgcaggctgtgccaggctgggcaggttggcatgctctgggctggctgcccAGCACGTGGCTCTGGTGCCAGCAAAGGGGACAAGCAGAGTCACATTTGCTCCTGGGCTGTTGTGTGAAGGAtggagctcccagagctccctgggctCTGACAGCAATGGCACCCTGTCCCAAGCACTGAGTGAGCAGCCTCTCTCTTGTATTTCCCAATTTATCACATCCTACCAGCTATAACTGAGCCACTGGACATGGGGAAATCAGGTTTCTGGATGTTGTTGCAGTTCCTTGGATCTCAGAGGGTGtcagtggggctgtgccacgtgccagggacacagagcctcaTGCCTGCCACTGAGGGGGCACATGGGGACAGAAGGGGTTTGGTGTGGCAGGCAGGACAGTGCTGCAACTGTGCCTCCTCTCCATCTCTAATTCACTTGCAATTCCTTTGACACAGACCCAGTGGAAGAAGTCACCTCCCAAACTGCcctgctcagaggagctgcttcTCTCAGCTGTCAAAGCCTCTGAGTGTTGCTGCAGGGAAGAGGACAGGTAAATTCTACCCCATGTAAAGTAACAGCTCCAGCTGTTAAATATGATCTTACCTTCACTCACTgggtttgagatttttttggaaatGCTCTGTGGGGTTTGCAATCTCTGTCCTGGAGTTTGTGCTTCAGGCTCAGGGTGGGGGTCCTGCCATCCCTCAGGGCACAGCCTTGTGTCACTGAGGGTGGAGCTTtggggctgtgggcagctctTCCCCACCTTTGGTACTCCAGTGATGCAGCCAAGCCTTGGCACAGCACattccagcccagcactgccctggtgaGCTGCTGTGCACCAGGGGGGCTTTCCATGGAGCCGGCAGGAAGATTTTACACCTTGGGGTTGCTGCCTGCTCAGAGCCTGTCCAGCTTTGGGGCCACagccctgcttctgcctggggagagctggggctggtgcAGTGCTGGCACCACCCTGGCCCCTCTGTTCCTGTcacctccatcccagctccctgtgccaccaaggcTGCCAAGGTCACCTGAAGgtttctgtccctgcagggctgcctgagCCATGTCCAACGATCCCCCCCCGCCCTACCCGGGGGGCCCCTCGGCGCCGCTGATAGAGGAGAAGCACGGCCCCCCCTCGGCACCAGGtactgggggtgctgggggcactgccacacacagcacccagccggggctgccctgggcctgcctggctccctctgtccccatggcacccctgggggaggcaggagggctcCAAGGGGCAATGACCCAGCTCAAAGCCTGGCACTGCTCCCTGCTGTGGGGTGCACTTGGGTTTCTTGTGGCCCAGAGGAGTGTGACAgagttcacaggggtctgaggatgagggaagagaccaagatctgactccgtgtttcagaaggctgatttattattttatgatataattatattaaaactatactaaaagaatagaagaaaggattttatcagaaggctggctaagaatagaaagaggaaagaatgataacaaaggcttgtgtctcggacagagagtctgagccagctgactgtgattggtgttaattagaaacaaccacgagaccaatcccagatgcacctgttgcattccacagcagcagataatcaatgtttacattttgttcctgaggcctccagcttctcaggaggaaaaatcctaaggaaaggattttccataaaagatgtctgtgacagaggagGATGTGGCTTAAGGGGTTGCCCCCACCTCTTGtctcccttccctgcctcctTGGCTGCTGACTGTGTTTCCTTTCAGAGGGTGTCACCCCAGTGGTGGGACAGCCCCAGGGGGTTCCGATCCCCCCTCCTGAGTTCGGACCTCCCCCCTATGAGCCCCCCTCGCAGCCAGGGTTCATCCCCCCCCACATGCCCACGGATGGCTCTGGGCCCTACGTGCCACCAGGTGagtcctgcaggggctggggacagcggggggattggcagcagcagcatcagcagcagtgtttcctgctgcccaagagggggctggagctgccattTGGAgcttgcaggaggctctttgggctgggctggggggcacagtgcctgtggcagggctggcccaAGGCTGTACTCAAAGGGAGGTGTTGCAGCAGGGTTGGGGTCTCCCCAATAAGGATCTGGGCTGTCCTGCCATGTGCAGAGGTGCTCACTTGTTTGTGTTTCTCATTCACAGCAGGATATTACCCACCCCCAGGCCCTCACCCCCCCATGGGCTACTACCCTGCCCCAGGCCCCTACCCCTCTCCTGGTGGCCACACGGCCACAGTGCTGGTGCCCCCGGGAGCTGCCACCACGGTGAcagtgctgcagggagagaTCTTCCAGGGAGCCCCTGTGCAGACTGTGTGTCCCCACTGCCAGCAAGCCATCACCACCAAGATCTCCTACGAGATTGGGCTCATGAGCTTCCTCCTGGGCTTCTTCTGCTGCTTCGTGGGGTaggtgctgccagcagagctggggcctcGTGGGTGCTCAGCCTGGTCCTGGGTGGCCTTGGCTGAGCCGTTGGGCACGGTGGGGACCTtggcacaggggtggcactggagcagcacaggggttCCTGGGTGACAGCCCCTCCAGTTACATCTacccaggggctgccccagctcagcctctctgcctgtccctgtgcaggtgtgatctctgctgctgcctgatcCCCTGCCTGTTCGATGACTTCAAGGACGTGACACACACGTGTCCCAACTGCAAGGCCTACATCTACACGTACAAGCGCATGTGCTAACGGCACCCGGGAGCCTCTGGaacgccgccggccccgccccgctgccgtccgtccgtctgtccgtccgtccCGCGTGTGCATCGCCTCCCCTCGCTTCCCGCCGGTGCTGTGTGTGCGTTATCCCCGGCTCCCCCCGtagagctgccagcactgccccggCTCTGCTCCTCGCCGGCAATAGTTGGGTTGGTGACGCTGGGGCACGGGGGCGGTgtgggagctgccctgcagtgcACAGGCAGGGGGGGCATCGCTCTGCACCCCGTTACACTGCAGGTGTGAGCGAGGCCCCctcacctggagcagctgctggaggtgcccagcccagtcccacagtgcaggatgggctgggatgggagcccAGGAGGGGACCCAAGCGGCCCATGGTGCCCTCAGGGGATGCAGCACAGCCTTTGTGGCACTGTCAGCAAGGGGCTCAGTGACAAGGACACAGGGCAGTGCCACACACCAGTTTCCGTGTGGTTCCAAGCCCCTTcccgaggggaggcagagctgcctctAAGCACAGAGGGGGCCCGGCAGCAGCACCGCACCCGTATCAGCACCTCCGTCCTGCCCGGCGGCCGCTCCAGCTGCAtgcgcctcctcctcctcctcctcctcccagccccgCCCGGCTCCGGGGGCAGGACAGCCCCAGGCAGCCCCGGCCCCCGAGCCAAAGCACACCCGGCATGTCCCGGCTGCCCGGCACGTAGAGTAGAGGAGTTTGTaaccaggctgcagctccagggccgccCTGGGCCCCGCAGGGTCTCCTTGCATGTGGTGTAAGGGGTGTTTGAGCTCACTCACCTGAGGCAGAAGGAAGGGGCAAGCAGGCAGcgccaggagctgccagcagcgcTCCCACAGCAgggtgagaggggctgggagccgAGTTGAGCCTCTCGGGCTGCTCCTCccgcccctggccctgcagctcccagagcaaaGTGGGGAGGGCTCTCAGTACACAGGTCTGCAAACACAGCCTGGcctgcacaggcagctgctgtttgctCAGGGCTGGAACTGTGGCACTAGTCAGTGtttttatgtaaataaataaCAGACCCTGAACTCGTGTGTGAAATCTTTTGTTCTCTCCTGCTCAAAATTTACAGCAGATCTGCCTGTAGGGGAGATGGGGGTGAGGGCAGGGTGGGGGTACAGGGCAAGCacaggaggaagagcagcagcttctctACCCTACCAGGAACCCCTCAACACAGGAGAGCCCCAAGCCCTGACAGCACCTGGCTGTCCTCAGCAGGGCAATGAGCCTCCCACGTGGAAACCCCAGGGgaaacagcagggacagaggggtgccagggcaggagttTCTCAGGGACTGCATCAGTCAGAGACAAGTGAGACAGTGTGGGACTGCACTCCCTTTCTCCCCCTTAGCCCCTCCATTCTCACAATGATGTGCTTTTAGCTTCCTCCAGCTACAGCATTGCAACTTTTTATTCCAGTCAAGGCTTCATGAGAAATAACCAACAACTGACCCTCAACCCCAAAGTTGCACAATACAGATCTGTCACCTCCATAGCCCACCATGGTCCTGCCCCCATCCCCAGGGAGCTCCTTCCAACAGGAGTCAGACTTGGTTCCTCAGACATTGCACCCAACAGGACACTGCTCTCagccccctggcacagcctcagctCCTCAGGGTAGGAAAGCAAGTGCTCCTTGTTTGAAAGGCTGATGACATTCTGCAGATGCAACCCAGGGCAGGAAACCCCCTCCAGACACTGCTTCAGGAATGGAGATGAAAAGCCAAGCATGTGAAGGACAGGACATCTCTAGCCTTaaaaagcccagcctgggcagggcagtgctgcagtggaGCCCTCAGCCTCTGGCACTGACCAGTCCTGTGCAATATTCAGCTAAAGAGGTGTTACAGGGCTGTGCGAGGAGGTTGGACAGTCCCACAGGATTCCTGTTTATTTCCTTACTCCACTCTGCAGCCAACTCACCAGCAGCAAGGGAAGGGTTGGAAAGCAGGCAGGGCACATCTCTGCCCTtgccccaggcagagccacaCCTGACTGTGCCCTCACAGGATGtaccaggctgcagctcccgcTGCCACGGCCATGCAGGctgccagcaccagctgcaccaggggctgccTGGCCAGGCCCACAGCAGCGTGGAAGGGGCAGCTGGggcctgctgtgcctgcaggacaCAGAAAGCACCGTTAGCACTGTCACTCTGTGCCACACACCCGTGGCAGCCCCCTCGGCACCACCTACCCAGTTTGTCTGCGTAGTACGGGCACTTGCGGATGTCTCCCTTGCCATCGTGGACCGGCACGCCTCCATCCTGGGCTTCTTCTCCCAGCGACCTGCCAACCTTGTCCAGCTCATCAAACACCTGCAAAGGTCACAGTGAGCACgtgagcaggcacagccaggcagaaCCGACCCCTGCAATCACCTGGGGAA
This Zonotrichia albicollis isolate bZonAlb1 chromosome 16, bZonAlb1.hap1, whole genome shotgun sequence DNA region includes the following protein-coding sequences:
- the CDIP1 gene encoding cell death-inducing p53-target protein 1 isoform X1, which encodes MSNDPPPPYPGGPSAPLIEEKHGPPSAPEGVTPVVGQPQGVPIPPPEFGPPPYEPPSQPGFIPPHMPTDGSGPYVPPAGYYPPPGPHPPMGYYPAPGPYPSPGGHTATVLVPPGAATTVTVLQGEIFQGAPVQTVCPHCQQAITTKISYEIGLMSFLLGFFCCFVGCDLCCCLIPCLFDDFKDVTHTCPNCKAYIYTYKRMC
- the CDIP1 gene encoding cell death-inducing p53-target protein 1 isoform X2, which produces MSNDPPPPYPGGPSAPLIEEKHGPPSAPEGVTPVVGQPQGVPIPPPEFGPPPYEPPSQPGFIPPHMPTDGSGPYVPPGYYPPPGPHPPMGYYPAPGPYPSPGGHTATVLVPPGAATTVTVLQGEIFQGAPVQTVCPHCQQAITTKISYEIGLMSFLLGFFCCFVGCDLCCCLIPCLFDDFKDVTHTCPNCKAYIYTYKRMC